A single window of Candidatus Methanomethylicota archaeon DNA harbors:
- a CDS encoding proteasome accessory factor PafA2 family protein: MQLLRGMARGIEYEFTINKYPPILPGIQLSDIIGRTMLAIKDLGYISEVGWSVDDEVGNLTYERGLMDSWLFYEGPYEVAYNGMRIYDDAEHLEFSSPVFRSPIDAVVYDKVVERLAFLGIKKIREKYGDYYCYKNNTSLLKGSLGYESVAWGTHGNYCVDRRVFNFENWNNLEKMLIPFIISRIPLISGGGVLPIKNGFVFEPPTSSRLCGNRLVYVISPRAIFIRQTSSIDTTVERGFLNQREEPHADPNKYWRLHDINFEAIRSDFQIFIRDALEVFVLKATEEGLLSNIPKLKDPFEIVKKVASNLNEIDQLISLEGDGKARLISDILSYYIQAAEKLIEKYGDEEDTKVLKVIENVIQKLKEGRFEYLGESLDWIGKMLLIEEYGVKDMDMVALCNQYSLIDESIGFYVGENEKGDSFFDPETSLTFLEEVFPFIGDIKNRIIKGMQNPPEDTREYLRIGIVKKFSSEIIKMNWWKIYFKDGLITLPEPLKYGKDESDELLKAKSLKELNEMLRR, encoded by the coding sequence ATGCAATTATTAAGAGGAATGGCAAGAGGAATAGAATATGAATTTACAATAAATAAATACCCTCCAATTCTTCCTGGAATTCAGCTCTCTGACATAATAGGAAGAACTATGCTTGCAATAAAAGATTTAGGCTATATATCAGAAGTTGGATGGAGTGTTGATGATGAAGTTGGAAATTTAACATATGAAAGAGGATTAATGGATTCTTGGCTATTCTATGAAGGACCTTATGAAGTTGCATATAATGGTATGCGAATCTATGATGATGCTGAGCATTTAGAATTTTCATCACCAGTTTTCAGAAGCCCAATAGATGCAGTAGTTTATGATAAAGTTGTTGAAAGATTAGCATTTCTAGGTATTAAAAAAATCAGGGAAAAGTATGGAGATTATTATTGTTATAAAAATAATACAAGTTTATTAAAAGGTTCATTAGGTTATGAATCTGTAGCATGGGGGACACATGGAAATTATTGCGTAGATAGAAGAGTATTTAATTTTGAAAATTGGAATAATTTAGAAAAAATGCTCATTCCATTTATAATAAGTAGAATACCATTAATTAGTGGAGGGGGAGTTTTACCAATAAAAAATGGATTTGTTTTTGAACCACCTACTAGTTCAAGACTTTGTGGAAATCGTCTTGTTTATGTAATTTCTCCTAGAGCAATATTCATAAGACAAACATCTTCAATAGACACTACTGTAGAACGTGGTTTTCTAAATCAAAGAGAAGAACCTCATGCTGATCCAAATAAATATTGGAGATTACATGATATAAATTTTGAAGCTATTAGAAGTGATTTTCAAATATTTATAAGAGATGCTTTAGAGGTATTTGTACTAAAAGCAACTGAAGAAGGTTTATTATCAAATATTCCAAAATTAAAAGATCCATTTGAAATTGTTAAAAAAGTTGCAAGTAATTTAAATGAAATTGATCAATTAATAAGTTTAGAAGGAGATGGAAAAGCAAGATTAATTTCAGATATACTTTCATATTATATACAAGCAGCAGAAAAACTCATTGAAAAATATGGTGATGAAGAAGATACAAAAGTATTAAAAGTAATAGAAAATGTAATTCAAAAACTAAAGGAAGGAAGATTTGAATACTTGGGAGAAAGCTTAGATTGGATTGGAAAAATGCTTTTGATAGAAGAATATGGTGTCAAAGATATGGATATGGTAGCTCTTTGTAATCAATATTCACTAATAGATGAAAGTATAGGATTTTATGTTGGTGAAAATGAAAAAGGAGATTCCTTCTTTGATCCAGAAACATCATTAACATTTTTAGAAGAAGTATTTCCATTCATTGGTGATATTAAGAATCGAATTATAAAAGGAATGCAAAATCCACCAGAAGATACTAGAGAGTACTTGAGAATTGGAATTGTTAAAAAATTCTCATCAGAAATTATTAAAATGAATTGGTGGAAAATATACTTCAAAGATGGTTTAATAACTTTACCAGAACCTTTAAAGTATGG